In Numida meleagris isolate 19003 breed g44 Domestic line chromosome 3, NumMel1.0, whole genome shotgun sequence, the following are encoded in one genomic region:
- the DLK2 gene encoding protein delta homolog 2 isoform X2 — MLRSFCLQLMSLLWILLAHHQLAQGDDCSEHCNLAHGSCDQDGKCRCDPGWEGEYCEECVRMPGCLHGACHQPWQCICHSGWAGKFCDKDVHICEHQSPCQNGAQCIYDRDGDYSCLCPEGFHGKDCEMKAGPCEKAGSPCKNGGQCQDENGFASNFTCRCLAGFVGALCEHDVDDCLMRPCANGATCHDGINRFSCQCQVGFEGRFCTININDCASQPCKNGAKCYDRINDYDCLCPDRFTGKTCEISVPEPTWAPPYHPANHESSWAMRSTTSEMPEVTQPEPVRTAVTGRRVANHSEKVSGGGLLKISVKEVVTQRDSGLSEAQLVTVLVFGVLTAVLVLITVLLILRNWQRGRQRSNWCQSPSQATRKLQDQECQVGMLNAVLIEPRKTTEL; from the exons GTGATGACTGCAGCGAGCACTGCAACCTGGCCCACGGCAGCTGCGACCAGGATGGGAAGTGCAG GTGCGACCCAGGTTGGGAGGGCGAGTACTGCGAGGAGTGTGTGCGCATGCCGGGCTGCCTCCACGGGGCCTGCCACCAGCCCTGGCAGTGCATCTGTCACAGCGGCTGGGCCGGCAAGTTCTGCGACAAGG ATGTCCACATCTGCGAACATCAGTCCCCATGCCAGAATGGGGCTCAGTGCATCTACGACCGAGATGGGGACTACTCCTGCCTGTGTCCAGAGGGCTTCCACGGGAAGGACTGTGAGATGAAGGCAGGGCCATGTGAGAAGGCAGG GTCTCCATGCAAGAATGGGGGGCAGTGTCAAGATGAAAATGGCTTTGCCAGCAACTTCACCTGCCGGTGCCTCGCTGGCTTCGTGGGGGCTCTCTGTGAGCACGATGTGGATGACTGCCTGATGCGGCCCTGCGCCAATGGTGCCACCTGCCATGATGGCATCAACCGCTTCTCCTGCCAGTGCCAGGTGGGCTTCGAGGGGCGTTTCTGCACCATCAACATCAACGACTGTGCCAGCCAGCCCTGCAAAAACGGGGCCAAGTGCTACGACCGCATCAATGACTATGACTGTTTGTGTCCTGACCGTTTCACTGGCAAAACCTGTGAGATCTCCGTCCCCGAGCCCACCTGGGCTCCCCCCTACCACCCTGCAAACCACGAGAGCAGCTGGGCGATGAGGAGCACCACCAGCGAGATGCCCGAGGTGACACAGCCAGAGCCCGTGAGGACTGCGGTTACGGGGCGGCGTGTGGCCAACCACAGTGAGAAAGTGTCAGGAGGAGGATTGTTAAAAATCTCTGTGAAAGAGGTGGTGACCCAAAGGGACTCGGGGCTGAGCGAAGCCCAGCTGGTGACAGTGCTGGTGTTTGGGGTACTGACAGCGGTGCTGGTCCTCATCACTGTCCTGCTTATCCTGAGGAACTGGCAGAGGGGCCGACAGCGGTCGAACTGGTGCCAAAGCCCTTCGCAGGCTACCAGGAAGCTCCAAGATCAGGAGTGCCAGGTGGGCATGTTAAACGCAGTCCTGATCGAGCCCAGGAAAACGACAGAGCTGTAA